From Denitrovibrio acetiphilus DSM 12809, the proteins below share one genomic window:
- a CDS encoding 2-hydroxyacid dehydrogenase: MKILITAELPFDIEGYLKGHELDYNKGKQLSAKELAKRAEDADGIISMLSDKIDRELMESCKNLKVVANYAVGYNNIDVQAASELGITVCNTPDVLTQTTAELGFALMITAARRVSEGDAFTRNKKFKGWEADLFLGMDMHGKTLGVFGFGRIGQAVAQMASGFNMDIIYSSRTKKHQAELLTGASRVSFDDLVRQSDFLIITAPSTPETHHKFTLETFVQMKSSAVLVNIGRGDIIKERDLVKALENKLIFAAGLDVYEDEPKIDAGLFKLSNAVLAPHIGSGSFATREAMAKMCCDAVTSVFKDEKPACALN, from the coding sequence ATGAAAATATTGATCACTGCCGAACTCCCTTTTGATATCGAAGGATATCTGAAAGGGCACGAACTTGACTATAATAAAGGTAAACAGCTTTCAGCTAAAGAACTTGCGAAACGTGCCGAGGATGCTGACGGTATAATCTCTATGCTGTCCGACAAGATTGACAGGGAGCTTATGGAATCCTGCAAAAATCTTAAAGTTGTCGCTAACTATGCTGTGGGTTATAACAACATAGACGTGCAGGCAGCCTCTGAGCTTGGGATAACTGTCTGCAATACTCCGGACGTGCTTACTCAGACAACTGCTGAGCTTGGGTTTGCTCTTATGATAACTGCTGCCAGACGTGTTTCTGAAGGCGACGCTTTTACCCGCAATAAAAAGTTCAAAGGCTGGGAGGCTGATCTGTTCCTTGGGATGGATATGCACGGCAAAACTCTTGGTGTCTTTGGTTTCGGCAGGATAGGGCAGGCTGTGGCGCAGATGGCGTCCGGTTTTAACATGGACATTATATACAGCTCACGCACAAAAAAACATCAGGCGGAACTTCTGACCGGTGCTTCAAGAGTCAGCTTCGATGATCTTGTACGTCAGTCTGATTTTCTCATAATAACAGCACCGTCAACACCGGAAACTCATCATAAATTTACCCTCGAAACATTTGTTCAGATGAAATCTTCTGCCGTATTGGTGAACATAGGCAGAGGGGATATTATTAAAGAGAGAGACCTTGTCAAGGCTCTGGAAAATAAATTGATATTTGCAGCCGGGCTGGATGTTTACGAAGATGAACCGAAGATAGATGCCGGGCTTTTTAAGCTCAGTAATGCAGTGCTTGCTCCGCACATCGGCAGCGGCAGTTTTGCAACAAGAGAGGCTATGGCGAAGATGTGCTGTGATGCCGTCACCTCAGTTTTTAAAGATGAAAAACCCGCCTGTGCACTGAACTGA
- the def gene encoding peptide deformylase has translation MAVREVLVYPDTRLKEMAEDVEKLDDHAKQVVRDLIDTMEESGHSTGIAATQIGEKLRIVVADASKNKKCENNHGRLVLINPEILKWEGMLQFREGCMSVPDYTGNVNRARKILIKYNDENFEEKVIEAEGFEAVLLQHETDHLDGTLFIDRVISKRTDLFRRKKYK, from the coding sequence ATGGCAGTAAGAGAAGTATTAGTATATCCGGACACTAGACTCAAAGAGATGGCAGAAGATGTTGAAAAACTGGATGATCACGCGAAACAGGTTGTGCGTGACCTGATAGACACAATGGAGGAATCCGGACACTCCACAGGGATAGCTGCGACTCAGATAGGCGAAAAACTGCGCATTGTTGTGGCTGATGCATCAAAGAATAAGAAATGCGAAAACAATCACGGCAGACTGGTGCTTATTAACCCTGAAATACTCAAGTGGGAAGGTATGCTTCAGTTCCGTGAAGGATGCATGTCTGTTCCTGATTATACGGGGAATGTCAATCGTGCGCGTAAGATACTTATAAAGTATAATGACGAGAATTTCGAAGAGAAGGTTATAGAAGCAGAGGGTTTTGAGGCGGTTCTGCTCCAGCACGAGACAGACCATCTTGACGGAACTCTGTTCATTGACAGGGTTATTTCAAAGCGTACTGACCTTTTCCGAAGAAAGAAATATAAGTAG
- a CDS encoding glycine cleavage system protein R, whose product MNTENIFAVTLIAADRPGIVAGVSKVFYENNFNIEDSSSTLLQGFFSAIFIVKCKEGRTSEQVKELFSDFEKAMEVDVLVQEIAEPVEKPEGEHYVVSVYGSDKPGIVNKIAEYLSEKKINIMDLQTKVAGSKTSPIYIMVLEVIVESGADVGDWEGDLKKISRELGTDVNIRHIETYEF is encoded by the coding sequence ATGAACACAGAAAATATTTTTGCTGTTACGCTGATAGCAGCGGACAGACCAGGTATTGTTGCTGGTGTGTCCAAGGTGTTTTATGAGAATAATTTCAATATAGAAGATTCCAGCTCTACACTTCTGCAAGGGTTTTTCTCTGCGATTTTTATCGTGAAGTGCAAAGAGGGGCGCACATCTGAGCAGGTGAAAGAACTTTTCTCTGACTTTGAAAAAGCTATGGAAGTTGATGTTCTCGTTCAGGAGATTGCGGAGCCTGTTGAAAAACCTGAGGGGGAGCACTATGTTGTTTCCGTTTATGGCTCTGATAAGCCTGGGATTGTAAACAAAATTGCCGAATACCTTTCAGAAAAGAAGATAAACATTATGGATCTTCAGACAAAGGTTGCAGGTTCAAAAACTAGTCCTATATATATCATGGTTCTCGAAGTTATTGTTGAGAGCGGTGCTGACGTCGGCGACTGGGAAGGCGATCTGAAAAAGATATCCCGTGAGCTCGGCACAGATGTAAACATAAGACATATAGAAACATACGAGTTTTAA
- a CDS encoding ATP-dependent Clp protease ATP-binding subunit: MFELFTDRARRVILFAREASERLMQTSIDTEHILLGLLRERSGLAAEIFSRRGIDVSMLMNDVKGVSEKGHNLMIKGSLPFSQNGKNVLDFSVEEAKNLKNKYVNTEHILLGLLKEKKGKASMLLSKLGFDLVTLREEIQTVSKSYAKNTDQAVTPTLDEFGRDLTKLAMDGKLDPVIGRSTEITRLIQILGRRIKNNAVIIGEPGVGKTAIVEGLALKMASEDVPDFLRNKRLFSLELGNVVAGTKYRGQFEERMKNLIKEIETDGNVIIFIDEIHTIVGAGAAEGSIDASNMLKPALARGVFQCIGATTLSEFRKNFEKDGALNRRFQTISVDQPDADETVQILDGIKRFYEDFHKVFIPHDVLEEITRLTDRYITEKFQPDKSIDVLDEACSRLKLATRTMPDDMVRIKNKLEQLKGLRDEKLRANDYDNIQKYSKDVERWATKLSVAQKEWEEELDLDWPTLTIENISEVVAHMTGVPVQKLQTDDMARIANIDKDIKEFIIGQDEAVDALSRSVKRSFAGLSNPARPLGSFIFMGPTGVGKTEVAKKLAETVFGSESSLIRIDMTEYMERFNSSRLIGAPPGYVGYEEGGKLTEQVRRKPYSVVLFDEIEKAHPEVLNILLQILDDGHINDSLGHKVNFKNTIIIMTSNLGTKLSMNRKTLGFDTKEESNNEIDYDVFSTNAHRELKDRFPPEFINRVDSLVVFKPLGKAELIEIIDLQLIEINKRLEIAGKQLTIDQDVKEHLLSGEYEYSYGARPIKRLLQSKIEDPLSEILLEGKFAKRKNLKVKMINDEIVFK, from the coding sequence ATGTTTGAATTATTTACTGACAGAGCAAGAAGAGTAATATTGTTTGCAAGAGAGGCGTCAGAACGCCTTATGCAGACATCTATTGATACAGAGCACATTCTGCTCGGGCTCCTGAGAGAGCGTTCCGGGCTGGCGGCAGAAATTTTCAGCAGAAGGGGGATAGATGTCTCCATGCTGATGAACGATGTCAAGGGAGTTAGCGAGAAGGGACATAACCTTATGATAAAAGGGAGTCTCCCTTTCAGCCAGAACGGAAAGAATGTTCTGGATTTCTCTGTGGAAGAAGCAAAAAATCTCAAAAACAAATATGTGAATACTGAACATATCCTTTTGGGACTGCTGAAAGAGAAGAAAGGAAAAGCTTCTATGCTCCTTTCAAAGCTCGGCTTCGACCTTGTAACCCTGCGTGAAGAGATACAGACTGTATCAAAATCCTATGCGAAAAATACCGATCAGGCAGTAACCCCTACACTTGACGAGTTCGGGCGTGACCTGACAAAACTCGCCATGGACGGCAAACTCGACCCTGTCATAGGCAGGAGCACAGAGATAACACGACTGATACAGATCCTCGGCAGACGTATCAAAAATAATGCGGTCATCATAGGCGAACCAGGTGTCGGAAAAACAGCTATTGTCGAAGGGCTTGCTCTCAAGATGGCTAGTGAGGACGTACCTGATTTCCTCCGCAACAAACGCCTATTTTCTTTGGAACTCGGCAATGTTGTTGCAGGTACAAAATACCGCGGTCAGTTCGAAGAGCGCATGAAAAATCTTATAAAAGAGATAGAAACCGACGGCAACGTCATTATCTTCATAGATGAAATACATACTATCGTGGGTGCAGGAGCAGCGGAAGGATCGATTGATGCTTCCAACATGCTTAAGCCCGCACTGGCAAGAGGTGTTTTCCAGTGTATCGGAGCTACAACACTCAGCGAATTCCGCAAAAACTTTGAGAAAGACGGAGCTCTTAACAGACGCTTTCAGACTATCTCTGTTGACCAGCCGGATGCTGACGAGACAGTGCAGATTCTGGACGGCATCAAGCGCTTTTACGAAGATTTTCACAAGGTATTCATCCCTCACGATGTGCTGGAAGAGATCACCAGACTCACCGACAGATACATCACCGAGAAATTTCAGCCGGACAAAAGTATTGATGTACTTGATGAAGCCTGTTCAAGGCTGAAGCTTGCCACACGCACGATGCCGGACGATATGGTTCGTATCAAAAATAAACTGGAACAGTTAAAGGGGCTCCGTGACGAAAAACTACGTGCCAACGATTACGACAACATACAGAAATATTCAAAAGATGTTGAACGGTGGGCCACTAAGCTTTCCGTCGCTCAGAAAGAGTGGGAGGAAGAGCTGGATCTTGACTGGCCGACACTCACCATTGAAAACATATCAGAAGTTGTAGCACACATGACCGGTGTTCCGGTTCAGAAACTGCAAACAGACGACATGGCAAGAATAGCGAACATCGACAAAGATATAAAAGAATTCATTATCGGTCAGGATGAGGCGGTTGACGCCCTCTCCAGATCAGTTAAAAGAAGCTTCGCCGGACTTTCCAACCCTGCCCGCCCTCTCGGGTCTTTCATTTTTATGGGACCTACAGGTGTCGGTAAAACAGAGGTGGCAAAAAAACTGGCTGAAACTGTTTTCGGGTCAGAGTCCTCACTCATACGCATAGACATGACCGAATACATGGAACGTTTCAACTCCTCTCGCCTTATAGGTGCGCCTCCGGGCTATGTCGGCTACGAAGAAGGGGGAAAGTTGACCGAGCAGGTACGCAGAAAACCTTACTCTGTTGTGCTTTTTGACGAAATAGAGAAGGCTCACCCTGAAGTGCTGAATATACTGCTTCAGATACTGGACGACGGGCACATAAATGACAGCCTCGGACATAAGGTCAACTTTAAGAATACGATTATTATCATGACTTCCAATCTGGGTACAAAACTGAGCATGAACAGAAAAACACTCGGTTTCGACACAAAAGAGGAATCAAATAATGAGATCGACTATGATGTTTTCAGTACAAATGCCCACAGAGAGCTTAAAGACAGGTTCCCACCTGAGTTTATAAACAGAGTGGACAGTCTTGTTGTTTTCAAACCGCTGGGCAAAGCTGAGCTGATTGAAATAATCGACCTGCAACTTATAGAAATCAACAAACGCCTTGAAATTGCAGGCAAACAGCTCACTATTGATCAGGATGTGAAAGAACATCTTTTAAGCGGTGAATATGAATACAGCTATGGAGCAAGACCTATTAAACGACTTCTCCAGTCTAAAATCGAAGATCCCCTCAGCGAAATACTCCTTGAGGGCAAATTTGCTAAACGCAAAAATCTGAAAGTTAAGATGATAAATGATGAAATCGTTTTTAAATAA
- a CDS encoding 2-dehydropantoate 2-reductase encodes MMKSFLNKRILVAGAGAIGSFYGGFLSKAGYNVELLARGEHLTAMGDSGKLAITSYKYGDHEIDVKAVSEATGQYDILLICVKSGDTAVTCGQLRNNLKQDGCVVSFQNGVENPQTIAGFFGSHRTLAASLFIGLSIDPPGKVNHTSSGGCTFGGWTDESKKYENMLKNIFDNSGIESNISNSIKHTVWSKLVWNVGYNPLSALLDSTCGPMINSEITRPLIENMVREVVAAAAIHGVTITEEEWQEKIAYRETLKNYKTSMLQDIEKHRNPEIDGILGPVIRTLENNGQKAPYCETVYRALQFKFGSHFIHCPKLTVDMIVRKGDSILLIERKNEPYGWALPGGFVDYGETVENAAVRELAEETGIYAENIEMLGVFSDPLRDKRGHTVSVVFQTQSDQNAKAGDDAKKAVFYKLNELPDNIVFDHLKIINSHLSKF; translated from the coding sequence ATGATGAAATCGTTTTTAAATAAACGTATTCTTGTCGCCGGAGCAGGTGCTATCGGCAGTTTTTACGGCGGGTTTCTTTCAAAAGCCGGATACAATGTGGAACTCCTCGCAAGGGGAGAACACCTTACCGCAATGGGGGATTCCGGAAAACTTGCAATAACAAGCTATAAATACGGCGACCACGAAATCGATGTGAAAGCTGTCTCAGAAGCGACTGGTCAGTATGACATTCTACTCATTTGCGTAAAATCAGGTGACACTGCTGTTACATGCGGACAACTCAGGAACAACCTAAAGCAGGATGGCTGTGTAGTTTCGTTTCAGAATGGTGTTGAGAACCCACAGACGATTGCGGGGTTTTTCGGCAGTCACAGGACACTGGCCGCAAGCCTTTTTATAGGTCTCAGTATAGACCCTCCCGGGAAAGTTAACCATACATCATCAGGCGGGTGCACATTCGGCGGATGGACAGACGAATCGAAAAAATACGAAAATATGCTTAAAAACATATTTGATAACAGCGGAATAGAGTCAAACATAAGTAACTCCATAAAACACACCGTATGGAGCAAACTAGTCTGGAATGTTGGATACAACCCACTCTCCGCACTTTTAGACAGTACGTGCGGTCCTATGATAAACAGTGAAATCACCAGACCACTCATTGAAAATATGGTTCGGGAAGTTGTCGCTGCTGCCGCTATCCACGGGGTTACCATAACCGAAGAAGAATGGCAGGAGAAAATTGCTTACAGAGAAACTCTGAAAAACTACAAAACCAGCATGCTTCAGGACATTGAAAAGCACAGAAACCCGGAGATTGACGGCATACTGGGTCCAGTCATACGTACGCTGGAAAACAATGGTCAGAAAGCTCCATACTGTGAAACAGTCTACCGTGCCCTTCAGTTTAAATTCGGCAGTCATTTTATTCATTGCCCAAAACTTACAGTTGACATGATAGTGCGCAAAGGCGACAGTATCCTGCTTATAGAAAGAAAGAACGAGCCATACGGCTGGGCTCTCCCCGGCGGCTTTGTTGATTATGGCGAAACAGTCGAAAATGCGGCAGTAAGAGAATTAGCTGAAGAAACCGGAATTTACGCAGAAAATATTGAGATGCTCGGTGTCTTTTCAGATCCTCTGAGAGACAAACGGGGGCACACTGTTTCTGTTGTCTTCCAAACTCAGTCCGACCAAAATGCCAAAGCAGGCGATGACGCCAAAAAAGCAGTGTTCTATAAATTAAATGAATTACCCGACAATATCGTTTTCGATCACCTAAAGATCATAAATAGTCACTTATCGAAATTTTAA
- a CDS encoding PilZ domain-containing protein, producing MINKVQRQEDNRRKHMRVKSRLHFCVSVIEGKDTETGKHRYGNCICATTTDISIGGMCIPDAGKLELGQRVELSPPGKMTQPACLNCEEAYLHKNHLDLTPIAGRIVWQEGGRCGVQFTNLSRRNENVLSKFIWEEHLHGVRNSKKQSRTPRKF from the coding sequence ATGATTAATAAGGTACAAAGGCAAGAAGACAACCGCAGAAAACATATGCGCGTTAAGTCTCGACTGCATTTCTGCGTATCTGTTATTGAGGGCAAAGATACTGAAACCGGAAAACACCGATACGGAAACTGCATCTGCGCTACTACTACAGATATTTCAATAGGCGGAATGTGCATACCCGACGCCGGAAAGCTGGAATTGGGACAAAGAGTCGAACTCTCCCCCCCTGGGAAAATGACGCAGCCTGCATGTTTAAACTGCGAAGAAGCTTACCTGCATAAAAACCATCTTGACCTGACACCTATCGCAGGAAGAATCGTCTGGCAAGAGGGGGGCAGGTGCGGTGTGCAGTTTACTAACCTAAGCAGAAGAAATGAAAATGTACTCTCAAAATTTATTTGGGAAGAACATCTGCATGGGGTCAGAAACAGTAAGAAACAGTCCCGGACTCCGAGAAAATTTTAA
- a CDS encoding peroxiredoxin: MSLVTKAAPTFTAEAVVNKEFKDIKLEDYKGKWLVLFFYPLDFTFVCPTEITALSDAYAEFQKRDCEVIGVSTDSKFSHLAWINTPRTEGGLGNVAYPLVADFTKSIAEDYGVLLDQGMALRGTFIIDPNGVIQFELIHDNGIGRNVNEILRNIDALQFVAKHGEVCPAGWTPGKETMTPDPEKMKDYYKNNPEGWQK, encoded by the coding sequence ATGAGCTTAGTTACAAAAGCAGCACCTACATTCACTGCGGAAGCAGTCGTAAATAAGGAATTCAAAGATATTAAACTTGAAGACTATAAAGGGAAATGGCTGGTACTTTTCTTTTATCCGCTTGATTTCACATTTGTTTGCCCGACAGAAATCACAGCCCTTTCAGACGCTTATGCTGAATTTCAGAAACGCGACTGTGAAGTTATAGGCGTTTCCACAGATTCAAAATTCAGCCACCTTGCGTGGATCAACACCCCCCGCACAGAAGGCGGACTCGGCAACGTAGCCTACCCTCTCGTAGCTGACTTTACAAAGTCCATAGCAGAAGATTACGGTGTTTTGCTTGATCAGGGGATGGCACTCAGAGGGACATTTATCATAGACCCGAACGGCGTAATTCAGTTTGAGCTTATACACGACAACGGCATCGGACGTAACGTAAACGAAATCCTCAGAAATATTGACGCGCTCCAGTTCGTAGCAAAACATGGTGAAGTTTGTCCGGCAGGATGGACTCCAGGGAAAGAAACTATGACTCCAGACCCTGAAAAGATGAAAGACTACTACAAAAACAACCCTGAAGGTTGGCAAAAATAA
- a CDS encoding nickel/cobalt transporter, translating into MFSHAELMANPFAAGKPSEHQKELVQKPERNAFYNYLSDKQQVIKSRLTDVFTDIKERPFSSSFILFLVLSFIYGVFHSLGPGHAKTLVSSYLLSTPADVFRSVIFGCVVAFGHAFSAFILVAFIYYILKSSVTLGFDTAYGFMSAVSYSILLIIGLYLLFSKLRSNKQDKRSKGGFLSSAVLISITPCPGAMVLSMFAFTNDMPLAGALSVFFMACGMALTISAVALATCGFRSAVTVNDRYRFVYGAVEYAGILLLLLFSLLMLIR; encoded by the coding sequence ATGTTTAGCCATGCGGAGCTGATGGCAAATCCGTTTGCGGCAGGCAAACCCTCGGAACACCAGAAAGAGCTGGTGCAGAAGCCTGAACGAAATGCATTTTATAATTATCTTAGCGACAAACAGCAGGTTATTAAAAGCAGGCTGACCGATGTTTTTACTGATATTAAAGAGAGACCCTTTTCATCATCTTTTATATTATTTTTAGTGTTGAGCTTTATCTATGGTGTATTCCATTCGCTTGGTCCCGGGCACGCCAAAACCCTTGTTTCGAGCTATCTCCTTTCGACTCCGGCAGATGTTTTCAGATCAGTTATTTTCGGTTGTGTGGTTGCCTTCGGGCATGCATTTTCAGCGTTTATCCTTGTGGCTTTCATTTATTATATATTGAAAAGTTCTGTCACGTTAGGGTTCGATACTGCTTATGGTTTTATGTCCGCAGTGTCTTACTCCATCCTTCTTATTATCGGTTTGTATCTGCTTTTTAGTAAGCTCCGCAGTAATAAGCAGGATAAACGTTCAAAGGGAGGTTTTCTGTCAAGCGCTGTCCTCATCAGTATAACTCCATGTCCCGGAGCTATGGTGCTCTCAATGTTTGCGTTTACAAATGATATGCCCTTAGCCGGTGCTCTTTCAGTATTTTTTATGGCTTGCGGGATGGCTCTGACAATATCTGCTGTGGCTCTTGCTACCTGCGGTTTCAGGTCAGCAGTGACAGTTAATGACAGATACCGGTTTGTTTACGGAGCTGTCGAATATGCAGGTATATTGCTTCTGCTTCTTTTCAGTTTACTTATGTTAATAAGATAA
- a CDS encoding DUF1007 family protein produces the protein MKQLIILLLLLCSGLVWAHPHVWIESRLNVHGSTVDIVWEFDEMFSNILFSDFDIDRDRQFTGMEVKKLKADMFDNLVNFDYFMRGYCGNDMLEIGSAENFSISSTKKKVTYKFSLNIPIKNCKGVVQLYNYDETYYSDISVVQVSGNGTVLQDDVGGRKFVEIK, from the coding sequence ATGAAGCAACTGATAATACTATTATTGCTTTTATGTTCGGGTTTAGTCTGGGCTCATCCTCATGTTTGGATAGAGTCCAGATTAAACGTTCACGGGAGCACAGTTGATATTGTTTGGGAATTCGACGAGATGTTCAGCAATATCCTTTTCAGTGATTTTGACATAGACAGAGACAGACAGTTTACAGGGATGGAAGTCAAAAAACTGAAAGCAGATATGTTTGATAATCTTGTTAATTTTGATTATTTCATGCGGGGATACTGCGGCAATGACATGCTGGAGATAGGCAGTGCCGAAAATTTCAGTATTTCGTCTACGAAAAAGAAGGTCACATATAAATTCAGCCTGAATATCCCGATAAAGAACTGTAAAGGGGTAGTTCAGTTGTATAATTATGACGAGACATATTACTCTGACATAAGCGTTGTACAGGTGAGCGGAAACGGCACAGTACTTCAGGACGATGTCGGCGGCAGAAAGTTTGTGGAGATAAAGTGA
- a CDS encoding hydrolase yields the protein MFKLKTDDTAVVVIDVQEKLVVAMDPDIYADMLSNTSKLVKGAKVLGLPVLCTQQYTKGLGGTVAELARDVSSHIEKVTFSCCGEESFKAALKENGIKNVVISGMETHVCVLQTVLDLLDDGYNVHVAADAVCSRSDFNWEIALDMMSKAGAVITCAEAVLFMLLGTAGTPEFKEISKIVK from the coding sequence ATGTTCAAATTAAAAACTGATGATACCGCTGTAGTTGTGATTGATGTTCAGGAAAAGCTTGTAGTGGCAATGGATCCCGATATCTACGCTGACATGCTCTCCAACACGTCAAAGCTTGTGAAAGGGGCAAAGGTGCTCGGGCTTCCTGTTCTTTGTACACAGCAGTATACAAAAGGTCTGGGCGGTACTGTTGCTGAGCTTGCCCGTGATGTAAGCAGCCACATAGAAAAAGTTACTTTTTCCTGCTGCGGAGAGGAATCATTTAAAGCAGCACTGAAAGAAAACGGGATAAAAAATGTCGTTATCTCCGGTATGGAGACACACGTTTGTGTTTTGCAGACAGTGCTTGACCTTCTTGATGACGGTTATAATGTGCATGTCGCTGCTGATGCTGTTTGCAGCAGGTCAGACTTTAACTGGGAAATCGCTCTCGATATGATGAGCAAGGCGGGCGCTGTGATCACATGTGCCGAAGCTGTTCTCTTCATGTTGCTCGGGACTGCGGGTACACCGGAATTCAAAGAGATTTCAAAAATCGTAAAATAA
- a CDS encoding HAD family hydrolase, with translation MINTVFFDFGGVIAEEGWQDGLNDIARFHNLDSKKFFDDACDVLWSTGYMYGKATEKELWDGIYSRYELKMSVDEMRGLIFDRFTIRKPMLELVEKIGAKGYRLAILSDQTNWLDEFNEKYGFFSLFEKVYNSYHIGKGKSDQTLFPEVCKDFGAVPAEVLFVDDNAGHIERASNEGLQTVHFTDWKNDITVIEKLLNL, from the coding sequence ATGATCAACACGGTTTTTTTTGATTTTGGCGGTGTGATAGCAGAAGAAGGCTGGCAAGACGGACTTAATGATATAGCTCGTTTTCATAATCTGGACAGTAAGAAATTTTTTGATGATGCTTGCGATGTTTTATGGTCAACCGGCTACATGTACGGCAAAGCAACAGAAAAAGAGTTGTGGGACGGAATTTACTCCAGATACGAGCTTAAGATGAGCGTGGACGAAATGCGTGGACTTATTTTTGACAGGTTTACCATAAGAAAGCCGATGCTTGAACTGGTTGAAAAAATTGGCGCAAAAGGCTATAGACTTGCTATACTTAGTGACCAGACAAACTGGCTGGATGAATTTAATGAAAAGTATGGTTTTTTCAGCCTTTTCGAAAAAGTATACAACTCATATCATATAGGCAAAGGCAAGAGTGACCAGACTCTTTTCCCTGAGGTGTGCAAAGATTTCGGTGCGGTTCCTGCGGAAGTGCTTTTTGTCGATGACAACGCAGGACACATTGAACGTGCCTCAAACGAGGGACTGCAGACTGTTCACTTTACTGACTGGAAAAATGATATAACTGTTATAGAAAAGTTATTAAACTTATAA